The following proteins come from a genomic window of Methanosarcina sp. MTP4:
- a CDS encoding DUF1699 family protein — MKIRVVSSREEIFTLNPNERVVHLAFRPSNKDIFALVETCPKIEVIQLPKSYRRTVSKSIEMFLEMQRIQLIEGDVWGHRKDINEYYSIPSSVLEKIRELKLEGTPAERIEEKVSRESKLNPEMVAYILTKETTA, encoded by the coding sequence ATGAAGATACGTGTAGTTAGTTCCAGAGAAGAGATTTTTACGCTCAATCCCAATGAAAGAGTTGTTCATCTGGCTTTCCGCCCTTCGAACAAGGACATCTTTGCGCTGGTTGAAACCTGCCCGAAAATTGAAGTTATCCAGCTTCCTAAATCTTACAGGCGGACGGTTTCAAAGTCAATCGAAATGTTTCTTGAAATGCAGAGAATCCAGCTTATCGAAGGGGATGTATGGGGTCACAGGAAAGACATTAACGAATACTACAGCATCCCGTCCTCCGTGCTTGAGAAGATCAGGGAATTAAAGCTGGAAGGCACACCTGCCGAGCGGATAGAAGAAAAGGTTTCAAGGGAAAGCAAGCTTAATCCCGAAATGGTCGCCTACATCCTTACCAAGGAAACCACAGCCTGA
- a CDS encoding pentapeptide repeat-containing protein yields MLEIFIDSNFIDSNFIDSNFIDSNFIDSNFIDSNFIDSNFINS; encoded by the coding sequence GTGCTCGAGATTTTTATCGACAGCAACTTTATCGACAGCAACTTTATCGACAGCAACTTTATTGACAGCAACTTTATCGACAGCAACTTTATCGACAGCAACTTTATCGACAGCAACTTTATCAACAGCTAA
- a CDS encoding winged helix-turn-helix domain-containing protein, which produces MKSELMDMVFLSEKRKNLLLFLKSGPKNIDEIKETLQVSSTSILPQIKKLKEQKLVLQEDKTYELAPIGKVLVEKMEPIVSTLELFEENFEYWAERDLCGIPPELRKRLWELGKCKLIRPDLERMFEFDPEFMDNLNRADHIFESIAYFHPALITLCRDIANKGVEISLLVAEPVLQRCIDDYREDLLHFLSRENVTLFLYSGELRIASLTVTDDSMNLSLFSRKRHFDGESLVSYDSSSLKWGMELFKHLLKNAEQITEIPEGTPDKVPAENSGFDS; this is translated from the coding sequence GTGAAGTCCGAACTGATGGATATGGTTTTTCTTTCGGAAAAGAGAAAAAATCTTCTTCTCTTCCTGAAAAGCGGGCCGAAAAACATAGATGAAATCAAGGAAACCCTTCAGGTTAGTTCTACTTCTATCCTGCCTCAGATTAAAAAGTTGAAAGAACAGAAACTGGTGCTCCAGGAGGACAAAACCTACGAACTTGCCCCTATAGGAAAAGTTCTGGTTGAAAAAATGGAGCCTATTGTAAGCACCCTGGAACTTTTTGAGGAGAACTTTGAATATTGGGCTGAAAGGGACCTGTGTGGAATCCCTCCCGAGCTTCGGAAGCGGCTGTGGGAACTAGGGAAATGCAAACTGATAAGGCCTGACCTTGAGCGGATGTTCGAATTTGACCCGGAATTCATGGATAACCTCAATAGAGCGGATCACATCTTTGAAAGCATAGCCTACTTCCACCCTGCTCTTATAACCCTCTGCCGGGATATTGCAAATAAAGGGGTGGAAATCTCTCTTCTTGTGGCAGAACCGGTGCTTCAGCGCTGCATAGACGATTACAGGGAAGACCTCCTGCACTTTTTGAGCCGGGAAAACGTAACGCTTTTCCTGTATTCCGGAGAACTGAGAATTGCGAGCCTGACAGTAACCGACGACTCAATGAACCTCTCTCTTTTCTCCAGAAAAAGACACTTTGACGGGGAAAGCCTGGTAAGTTATGACTCATCCTCCCTTAAGTGGGGAATGGAACTTTTCAAGCACTTGCTCAAAAATGCGGAGCAAATCACGGAAATTCCTGAAGGAACCCCCGATAAAGTCCCTGCTGAAAACTCCGGATTCGATTCCTGA
- a CDS encoding flavodoxin domain-containing protein: MKAIVVYLSTSGNTKAMAEAIAKGIEAMHVDVKAVSFYDAKPEELKEADAIAVGSSTFYYKMLPPMEKFMSETLAGIKPAGKVGAAFGSYGWSGEAPIVIAEQMREMGMHVIDPVLRILHKPTDKDLQECKRLGVDMAETLKQQVKPA; the protein is encoded by the coding sequence TTGAAAGCAATAGTTGTCTATCTCAGTACTTCCGGAAATACAAAAGCGATGGCAGAAGCCATAGCTAAAGGGATTGAAGCGATGCATGTAGATGTAAAAGCCGTCAGTTTCTACGACGCAAAACCCGAGGAACTGAAGGAAGCGGATGCAATAGCAGTCGGTTCTTCTACATTCTACTACAAAATGCTGCCTCCCATGGAGAAATTCATGAGCGAGACCCTTGCCGGCATAAAACCTGCAGGAAAAGTCGGAGCTGCCTTCGGGTCCTACGGCTGGAGCGGAGAAGCGCCCATCGTGATTGCGGAGCAGATGCGAGAAATGGGAATGCACGTTATCGATCCGGTGCTCCGTATCCTGCACAAGCCCACGGACAAGGACCTCCAGGAATGCAAGAGACTGGGGGTAGATATGGCTGAAACGCTGAAACAGCAGGTTAAACCGGCATGA
- a CDS encoding PAS domain-containing protein yields the protein MDSENSKNNQEIPNEGHPERDDDPNERGKALQEAMEREEALRTIINNSPVVVFLWRNEEKWPAEFVSENVVQFGYTVEDFISGQVLYGDIIHPDDLAKVEEELERRIMGGGKDFNMEYRVRTKTGDLRWVNERTFIQRNSDGEVSYFQGIIQDVSDRKKSEKALKKALEMQEILKTVISNSPAVVFLWKNEKKWPAEFVSENVIQFGYTVDDFISGKVLYGDIIHPEDLAKVEEKLEKRIMEGAVDFNMEYRTLTKAGDLRWVNERTFIQRNSDGEVTHFQGIVLDISERKKSEEALKEALETQEALKTVINNNPAVVFLWRNEENWPVEFVSQNVVQLGYTVEDFSSGKVLYGNTVHKDDIGAVTEALENCIREGRDSFEMEYRIFTKDGNLRWVEERTFIQRDQEGKATHFQGIVLDTTERKEVEKMLDIQRELGMSLSSTWSLQAMLNEVLEACLRVNGIDAGGIYLKDELLDQINLVAHRGISPEFKEKVGRYQANSREARQIWIEKPIYTMDFYSEEMTDAIRKEGIKAVAIVPLKYRGEIIGSLNFASHTLDKIPRNARNFLESIALQMVNYIAPIRIEADLA from the coding sequence ATGGACAGCGAGAATTCAAAAAATAACCAGGAAATTCCGAATGAAGGCCATCCTGAAAGAGATGACGATCCGAACGAAAGGGGAAAAGCCCTTCAGGAAGCCATGGAAAGGGAAGAGGCCCTAAGAACCATTATCAACAACAGCCCTGTGGTGGTCTTCCTCTGGAGGAACGAAGAAAAGTGGCCTGCGGAGTTTGTTTCGGAAAACGTGGTCCAGTTTGGGTACACGGTCGAGGACTTCATCTCGGGACAGGTCCTGTACGGAGACATAATCCACCCCGACGACCTGGCAAAAGTGGAGGAAGAGCTTGAAAGAAGGATCATGGGAGGGGGCAAGGACTTCAATATGGAGTACAGGGTCCGAACAAAAACCGGAGACCTGCGCTGGGTAAACGAAAGGACATTTATCCAGCGGAACTCGGACGGGGAAGTCAGCTATTTCCAGGGGATTATCCAGGACGTAAGCGACCGGAAAAAGAGCGAAAAAGCCCTCAAAAAAGCCCTTGAAATGCAGGAAATACTCAAGACCGTTATCAGCAACAGCCCGGCAGTGGTCTTTCTCTGGAAAAACGAAAAGAAATGGCCTGCGGAGTTCGTTTCGGAAAACGTGATCCAGTTTGGGTACACGGTTGATGACTTCATCTCCGGAAAGGTCCTGTACGGGGATATAATCCACCCCGAAGACCTGGCAAAAGTGGAGGAAAAGCTCGAGAAGAGGATCATGGAAGGGGCTGTGGACTTTAACATGGAATACAGGACCCTCACGAAAGCCGGGGACCTGCGCTGGGTGAATGAAAGGACTTTTATCCAGCGGAACTCGGACGGGGAAGTAACCCATTTCCAGGGGATTGTCCTGGACATCAGCGAGCGGAAAAAGAGCGAAGAAGCTCTTAAGGAAGCCCTTGAAACACAGGAAGCCCTCAAGACCGTAATAAACAACAACCCTGCGGTTGTTTTCCTCTGGAGAAATGAAGAGAACTGGCCTGTGGAATTTGTCTCCCAGAACGTGGTGCAGCTCGGGTACACGGTGGAAGACTTCAGTTCGGGAAAAGTGCTCTACGGAAACACTGTCCACAAAGACGACATTGGAGCGGTCACCGAAGCCCTTGAAAACTGCATAAGAGAAGGGCGCGACTCTTTTGAAATGGAATACCGGATCTTCACCAAAGACGGAAATCTGCGATGGGTTGAAGAGAGGACCTTTATCCAGCGGGATCAGGAAGGCAAAGCAACCCATTTTCAGGGCATAGTTCTGGACACAACCGAGCGCAAGGAAGTTGAAAAAATGCTCGACATCCAGCGGGAACTCGGGATGTCCCTGAGTTCGACCTGGAGCCTCCAGGCCATGCTAAATGAGGTCCTGGAAGCCTGCCTCCGGGTAAACGGGATTGATGCGGGAGGCATATACCTTAAGGACGAACTCCTGGACCAGATAAACCTGGTAGCGCACAGGGGGATTTCCCCCGAGTTCAAAGAAAAGGTTGGCAGGTATCAGGCCAATTCCAGGGAAGCAAGGCAGATCTGGATTGAAAAGCCAATCTATACAATGGATTTCTACTCCGAAGAAATGACTGATGCGATAAGGAAGGAAGGAATCAAGGCAGTTGCGATAGTCCCCCTGAAATACAGGGGAGAAATCATAGGCAGCCTGAACTTTGCCTCCCATACCCTGGATAAGATTCCCCGGAATGCCCGGAATTTCCTCGAAAGCATCGCCCTCCAGATGGTAAACTATATTGCTCCGATCCGTATCGAAGCGGACCTTGCATAA
- the ilvD gene encoding dihydroxy-acid dehydratase — translation MRSSIVKEGPERAPNRSLLKATGVTDSEMKRPFIAVVNSWNDIIPGHIHLNKLAEAVKAGIRNAGGVPFEFHTIGVCDGIAMGHEGMRYSLPSREVIEDTIELMVKAHQFDGMVMIPTCDKIVPGHLMAAGRLDIPSIVVTGGPMLPGYVEDQYTDLISVFEGVGAYKAGKLSEKELERLENLSCAGAGSCAGMFTANTMACMTEALGLSLPGCATAHAVDAKKVRIAKESGERIVELVKENITPRKMVTLKSFENAIMVDMAVGGSTNTTLHLPALAHEFGIDLPLEAFDKLSRTTPHLISLRPGGPNFMLHFDRAGGVQAILQRLAPKLNRDQLTVNGKTIGENLEEYEIVNPKLNKEIITTLENPKHAEGGIAVLKGSLAPDGSVVKQAAVDEKMRVHTGPARVYECEEDAMESILSGEVKPGDIVVIRYEGPKGGPGMREMLAATAALVGMGMIDSVALITDGRFSGGTRGPCIGHVSPEASEGGPIALVKNGDLIEINIPERTLNLKVSEEELEKRRAAFVPPKKEVTGYLARYQRAVHSANTGGIVD, via the coding sequence ATGAGAAGTTCCATCGTCAAAGAGGGCCCTGAAAGAGCCCCTAACCGTTCACTTTTGAAAGCAACCGGGGTTACGGATTCCGAAATGAAGAGACCGTTCATCGCCGTTGTAAACTCCTGGAACGATATCATTCCGGGGCATATCCACCTGAACAAGCTGGCTGAGGCCGTGAAAGCCGGGATCCGGAATGCCGGTGGGGTGCCTTTCGAATTCCACACCATCGGAGTCTGTGACGGGATCGCTATGGGACACGAAGGCATGAGATATTCCCTCCCGAGCAGGGAAGTTATCGAGGACACCATCGAGCTGATGGTAAAAGCCCATCAGTTTGACGGGATGGTCATGATCCCTACCTGCGACAAGATCGTGCCCGGGCACCTTATGGCAGCCGGCAGGCTTGATATCCCTTCCATTGTGGTGACAGGAGGGCCCATGCTGCCCGGCTACGTGGAAGACCAGTACACGGACCTGATCTCTGTGTTTGAAGGGGTCGGAGCCTACAAGGCGGGCAAACTTTCCGAAAAAGAGCTCGAAAGGCTTGAAAACCTTTCCTGTGCAGGTGCAGGGTCCTGTGCCGGGATGTTTACGGCAAACACCATGGCCTGCATGACCGAAGCGCTCGGCCTGAGTCTTCCCGGCTGTGCAACTGCCCATGCCGTTGACGCAAAGAAGGTCCGCATCGCAAAGGAGTCCGGGGAACGCATCGTGGAACTCGTAAAGGAAAACATCACCCCGAGAAAAATGGTTACACTCAAGTCTTTTGAAAACGCCATCATGGTAGACATGGCAGTCGGGGGCAGCACCAATACGACCCTGCACCTCCCGGCCCTTGCCCACGAGTTCGGGATCGACCTCCCGCTCGAAGCCTTTGACAAGCTGAGCAGGACAACTCCCCACCTGATTTCCCTCCGCCCCGGCGGCCCGAATTTCATGCTCCACTTCGACCGGGCAGGCGGAGTCCAGGCAATCCTCCAGCGGCTTGCTCCTAAACTCAACAGGGACCAGCTGACAGTGAACGGAAAGACCATCGGGGAAAACCTGGAAGAGTACGAGATCGTAAACCCGAAGCTCAATAAGGAAATCATCACAACCCTCGAAAACCCGAAACATGCCGAAGGCGGAATTGCAGTCCTCAAGGGCAGCCTTGCCCCGGACGGCTCGGTTGTGAAACAGGCTGCAGTGGACGAGAAGATGCGCGTCCACACCGGGCCTGCCAGGGTTTACGAGTGTGAAGAAGACGCCATGGAAAGCATCCTTTCAGGCGAGGTAAAGCCGGGGGACATCGTGGTGATCCGCTACGAAGGGCCGAAAGGTGGTCCGGGTATGCGGGAAATGCTCGCTGCAACCGCCGCCCTCGTGGGCATGGGCATGATCGATTCCGTGGCCCTTATCACGGACGGCCGTTTCTCGGGAGGGACCCGCGGCCCCTGCATCGGACACGTTTCCCCCGAAGCCAGTGAAGGCGGTCCGATCGCCCTCGTGAAAAACGGGGACCTGATCGAGATCAATATCCCTGAGAGAACCCTGAACCTGAAGGTTTCCGAGGAGGAACTGGAAAAGAGAAGGGCTGCTTTCGTACCCCCTAAAAAGGAAGTAACCGGCTACCTGGCAAGGTACCAGCGTGCCGTGCACTCCGCAAACACGGGCGGAATCGTTGACTGA
- the mtrH gene encoding tetrahydromethanopterin S-methyltransferase subunit H: MFKFQNEQEIVNIAGVKVGGQPGELPTVLAGTIFYNKHGIVEDAAKGLFDRAAAEKVVNLQEASSEETGNPHMVHIYGTTPESITRYIDFIAEVSDAPFLIDSSEGNVRAHAAKYVSEIGLADRAVYNSINMSITEAEIEALASSDIDSSVILGFNAMDSSLKGRMDMLENGAGLLEEGLLSIADSCGIVNKLIDPSITPMGNGAGVALRMTITAKAKWGHPTGSGIHNAPSAWNWLQRKKEEDPIVYRVCDIGSTCLQQAAAGDFILYGPIEYAKYVFPMAAMSDIMIAEAVADLDIEPSGRHPINLLV, from the coding sequence ATGTTTAAGTTCCAGAACGAACAGGAAATCGTTAACATTGCAGGGGTAAAGGTAGGCGGGCAGCCCGGAGAACTCCCGACAGTGCTTGCAGGAACCATTTTTTATAACAAACACGGCATTGTGGAGGACGCGGCAAAAGGCCTTTTTGACAGGGCAGCAGCCGAAAAGGTGGTCAACCTGCAGGAAGCAAGTTCTGAAGAGACCGGAAACCCCCACATGGTACACATTTACGGGACCACTCCCGAAAGCATCACCCGTTATATCGACTTCATTGCAGAAGTTTCGGATGCCCCATTCCTCATTGACTCCTCCGAGGGAAACGTGCGGGCACACGCTGCAAAATACGTAAGCGAAATCGGGCTTGCGGACCGGGCTGTTTATAATTCCATAAACATGAGCATCACGGAAGCAGAAATCGAAGCCCTGGCAAGTTCCGATATTGACAGTTCCGTTATCCTCGGCTTCAATGCCATGGACTCCTCCCTGAAAGGAAGGATGGACATGCTCGAAAACGGAGCCGGGCTGCTCGAGGAAGGACTCCTTTCAATTGCCGACAGCTGCGGCATCGTCAATAAACTGATCGACCCGAGCATCACCCCCATGGGAAACGGGGCAGGGGTCGCCCTCAGGATGACAATCACTGCCAAGGCGAAGTGGGGACACCCCACAGGTTCGGGGATCCACAACGCTCCCTCGGCCTGGAACTGGCTGCAGCGGAAAAAAGAAGAAGACCCCATTGTGTACAGGGTCTGCGACATAGGTTCGACCTGCCTGCAGCAGGCAGCCGCAGGGGACTTCATCCTCTACGGCCCTATCGAATACGCAAAGTACGTATTCCCCATGGCTGCCATGAGCGATATTATGATCGCAGAAGCCGTAGCGGACCTTGACATCGAACCCTCGGGCAGGCACCCCATTAACCTGCTGGTCTGA
- a CDS encoding tetrahydromethanopterin S-methyltransferase subunit A, translating into MVKGDYRVGNPESRIAVVTLASHLEAYPEAALWGSSKTENLGVEKIIVNTISNSNIRYILVCGTESRGHLAGQSLLAIHAGGIDEQGRIIRSEGAIPFIENVPGEAVERFQQQVIMLDRIGLNDTEEIRKIVDEYRNKNEAYPEEPLVVCSPKKKQCSLAVPVNGDVIISEEFVMDAEAGIICPAESL; encoded by the coding sequence GTGGTAAAAGGAGACTACAGGGTAGGGAATCCTGAATCGAGGATTGCGGTAGTAACCCTTGCAAGCCACCTGGAAGCATATCCCGAAGCTGCGCTCTGGGGAAGTTCCAAAACCGAAAACCTCGGGGTCGAAAAAATAATCGTTAACACTATTTCGAATTCGAATATCAGGTACATCCTGGTCTGCGGGACCGAGTCAAGAGGCCACCTTGCAGGCCAGTCCCTGCTTGCAATCCATGCTGGCGGTATCGATGAACAGGGCAGGATAATCAGGTCCGAAGGGGCAATCCCTTTCATAGAAAACGTCCCCGGAGAGGCAGTCGAGCGCTTCCAGCAGCAGGTTATCATGCTGGACCGAATAGGGCTTAACGATACGGAAGAGATCCGGAAAATCGTGGATGAGTACAGAAACAAAAACGAAGCATATCCCGAAGAGCCCCTCGTCGTCTGCTCCCCGAAGAAAAAACAATGTTCTCTTGCAGTTCCCGTTAACGGGGACGTGATTATTTCTGAAGAATTTGTTATGGATGCAGAGGCAGGAATAATTTGCCCGGCTGAAAGCCTCTGA
- the mtxX gene encoding methanogenesis marker protein Mmp4/MtxX, with amino-acid sequence MNTLLEAIEIRARAKRAKVAMGIREPTPKLLESAWRAQMLGYAQVVLVGNKKEIDEIGTELEVVDTEDPEKTLIELLISRKVDAAIRGTAKASGTLTNLKLALGMRKIYRLALLLTVDGTPFFLAPVGIDEGNSLADKIRMITLGAEHIRRFGVEPVVGVLSGGRMGDIGRDRRVDRTLADGEFISSQVAELGIKVKHHTILIEDAIKESNFIMAPDGISGNLIFRTIAFLGGGDGLGAPVLMDDYVFVDTSRVGGHFTKAIMLASALSHLNKERKEGN; translated from the coding sequence ATGAATACCCTCCTGGAGGCCATCGAAATACGGGCCCGGGCAAAGCGGGCTAAGGTGGCTATGGGAATAAGGGAACCCACCCCGAAGCTTCTTGAAAGTGCATGGAGGGCTCAGATGCTGGGCTATGCACAGGTCGTCCTGGTGGGAAACAAAAAGGAAATTGACGAAATCGGGACCGAGCTTGAGGTAGTTGATACCGAAGATCCCGAAAAAACCCTCATCGAACTCCTCATCTCAAGGAAGGTCGATGCTGCGATCCGGGGGACTGCAAAAGCTTCCGGAACCCTTACCAACCTGAAGCTGGCCCTGGGCATGAGGAAGATCTACAGGCTAGCCCTGCTTTTGACGGTTGACGGAACGCCTTTTTTCCTTGCCCCTGTGGGAATTGACGAAGGGAACTCCCTTGCGGACAAGATCCGGATGATTACCCTGGGCGCAGAACACATCAGAAGGTTTGGGGTAGAACCGGTCGTTGGCGTGCTTTCCGGAGGCAGGATGGGAGATATAGGAAGGGACAGACGTGTGGACCGGACCCTTGCGGACGGGGAATTCATAAGCAGCCAGGTAGCGGAACTCGGGATTAAGGTTAAGCACCATACCATCCTCATCGAAGACGCCATAAAGGAATCTAACTTCATCATGGCCCCTGACGGCATCTCAGGAAACCTCATCTTCCGGACAATCGCTTTCCTGGGTGGAGGAGACGGGCTCGGGGCTCCCGTGCTGATGGACGACTACGTCTTTGTGGATACATCCAGGGTAGGCGGGCACTTCACAAAAGCCATCATGCTTGCAAGTGCGCTTTCCCACCTGAACAAGGAAAGAAAAGAAGGGAATTAA